The Sander lucioperca isolate FBNREF2018 chromosome 15, SLUC_FBN_1.2, whole genome shotgun sequence genome window below encodes:
- the LOC116055171 gene encoding multiple inositol polyphosphate phosphatase 1-like has protein sequence MWTIRINQRSPNISTRKGDMTEAAFYLCAYEFAIKGVNSPWCQLFDEDDAKVMEYASDLMEFWKRGYAYDINSKSSCILFHDVFNRLNKAASENKSGQQVTEAVTVQVGHADTLLPLLTLLGFFKDSDALTSTNYDTQTQRSFRTSHMLPYAANLILVLYDCGGGDLRLQPLLNEKPVTFPGLTDQQTSMPLYQDVKDHCRELLQGGDFETECQLFKSPASV, from the exons ATATGACTGAGGCTGCATTTTACCTGTGTGCTTATGAATTTGCAATCAAGGGGGTGAACTCCCCTTGGTGTCAACTCTTCGATGAGGATGATGCAAAG GTTATGGAATATGCAAGTGACCTGATGGAATTCTGGAAAAGAGGCTATGCGTATGATATCAACAGCAAGTCCAGCTGTATTCTCTTCCATGATGTGTTTAACCGGCTGAACAAGGCAGCCAGCGAGAACAA GTCAGGCCAGCAGGTGACTGAAGCCGTGACAGTCCAGGTTGGCCATGCAGACACTCTCCTGCCACTGCTCACCCTCCTGGGCTTCTTCAAGGACAGTGATGCCTTGACTTCCACCAACTACGACACACAAACCCAACGCTCCTTCCGCACCAGCCACATGTTACCCTATGCAGCTAACTTGATCCTGGTGCTATACGACTGTGGGGGAGGCGACCTGAGGCTGCAGCCACTGCTCAACGAGAAGCCTGTGACTTTCCCAGGTTTGACTGACCAGCAGACCTCCATGCCGCTCTATCAAGACGTCAAAGATCACTGCAGGGAGCTGCTCCAAGGCGGTGACTTTGAGACGGAGTGTCAGCTGTTTAAGAGTCCTGCTTCAGTTTAG
- the LOC116055165 gene encoding multiple inositol polyphosphate phosphatase 1-like translates to MPIVFWKTIVVHFTILTGVCCCFRNDVNHGWNPNIPAIAKYFSTKGRYEEVNPYLIEDILAVNRSILQPPSAQCREIHATAIIRHGTRYPTSKNVKKMQKLYELVKSRASGQESWLREIQTQWTMWYTEDMDGRLVQKGVNDHKHLAVRLSKLFPSLISEEKLRGGFIKFITSSKHRCVNSTLSFKAGLTELWAITDKEFDHAVNDALMRFFDQCTRFVQEVDNNPSALSEVDKFKQGPEMKRVTEKIADRLRVPYNNITDDMAEAAFYLCAYEFAIKTVNSPWCRLFDVVDAQVMEYANDLKQFWKRAYGYDINSKSSCILFHDLFSRLNKAASENKSGQKVTEAVTVQVGHAETLLPLLTLLGFFKDSDALTSTNYDTQTQRSFRTSYMLPYAANLILVLYDCGGGDLRLQPLLNEKPVTFPGLTDQQTSMPLYQDVKDHYRELLQGCDFETECQLFKSPASI, encoded by the exons ATGCCGATCGTCTTTTGGAAAACCATTGTTGTTCATTTCACCATCTTAACTGGCGTTTGCTGCTGTTTTCGTAACGATGTGAATCATGGGTGGAATCCAAACATACCAGCGATCGCCAAATACTTCAGCACGAAAGGGAGGTACGAGGAAGTAAACCCGTATCTCATAGAGGACATACTTGCTGTAAACAGATCTATTTTACAGCCACCATCTGCACAATGTCGCGAAATTCATGCGACCGCCATAATAAGACACGGTACGAGGTACCCGACGAGCAAAAATGTCAAGAAGATGCAGAAGCTGTACGAGCTGGTCAAGAGCAGAGCCTCGGGCCAAGAGAGCTGGCTGCGTGAAATCCAGACTCAGTGGACGATGTGGTACACTGAGGACATGGACGGCCGACTCGTCCAGAAAGGTGTGAACGATCACAAGCATCTGGCCGTCAGGCTGTCAAAGCTGTTCCCCTCACTGATTTCAGAGGAGAAGCTCAGAGGTGGATTCATCAAATTCATTACCAGCTCCAAGCACAGGTGTGTCAACAGCACACTGTCCTTCAAGGCAGGACTGACAGAGCTGTGGGCTATTACAG ATAAGGAGTTTGACCATGCAGTGAATGACGCTCTCATGAGGTTTTTTGACCAGTGCACCAGGTTTGTCCAGGAAGTTGACAACAACCCCTCAGCTCTGTCAGAGGTGGACAAGTTCAAGCAGGGACCAGAGATGAAGAGGGTCACGGAGAAGATTGCAGACCGCCTTAGAGTCCCCTACAATAACATCACAGATG ATATGGCCGAAGCTGCATTTTATTTGTGCGCTTATGAGTTTGCCATCAAGACTGTGAACTCCCCTTGGTGTCGGCTTTTTGATGTGGTCGATGCACAG GTTATGGAGTATGCAAATGACCTGAAACAATTCTGGAAAAGAGCCTATGGTTATGATATTAACAGCAAGTCAAGCTGCATTCTCTTCCATGACTTGTTTAGTCGACTGAACAAAGCAGCCAGCGAGAACAA GTCAGGCCAGAAGGTGACTGAAGCGGTGACAGTCCAGGTCGGCCATGCAGAGACCCTCCTGCCACTGCTCACCCTCCTGGGCTTCTTCAAGGACAGTGATGCCTTGACTTCCACCAACTACGACACACAAACCCAACGCTCCTTCCGCACCAGCTACATGTTACCCTATGCAGCTAACTTGATCCTGGTGCTATACGACTGTGGGGGAGGCGACCTGAGGCTGCAGCCACTGCTCAACGAGAAGCCTGTGACTTTCCCAGGTTTGACTGACCAGCAGACTTCCATGCCGCTCTATCAAGACGTCAAAGATCACTACAGGGAGCTGCTCCAAGGCTGTGACTTTGAGACTGAGTGTCAGCTGTTTAAGAGTCCTGCTTCAATTTAG